Within Gammaproteobacteria bacterium, the genomic segment ATTTCCACCTAGCGACTAGCACTAGAATTAGGGTGTTGACAGAAAAAAAACGCCTCTGTATAGTTCGCCCTCATCGAACACCCTGTTCGAGTTCATCGCGCATGCCTGGGTGGTGAAATTGGTAGACACGCTAGCTTCAGGTGCTAGTGGGGGCAACCCCGTGGAGGTTCAAGTCCTCTCCCAGGCACCATTTTTCCAGAACACACCCATTATTCTGCTATTTTTTAACCGCCCAGCATATCGGCACTTTTTATTTGCAGAGCGCGATCTTTGCGCAGACTTGTGCAATACCCAAGTGAATACCGAGCTTTCAACTGAAACACTCACTTAGAGTCACTACTCATAGCTGGCCGTCAAGACCACAAAGCCACACTCCAACTAAAACTTGACCATCAAATAGACAAAACCATAAATTGAAGCCCTATTTTCCTGCCTTTACCACTATTTATAAACTACCTATACGGCAATGAACCTCATCGAGCTAACAAAAAAGGGAGAACCGATTGAAAGAAGATAAGAGCTTGGTTTATCAAGCTGGACAGTTAAGCGGATAATATTGCATTTAACCCCTTCTTCACTTTTTCAAATTTTATCCGGCTTGATCACCTATCTTCTGTTAGCTATTTACTGCCATGAGGAACATGATAAATGCGTTTCTATAAAGCACGTGAGAGAGCTGCGAACCAAAGCCCTCAATGAAACCCGAGAATCACAGGTCATACCACCAGATCCTGGGGACGTAGATTCTCGAAATCCGGAGGGTTTACATGCAAGTACCTAACCGGACACTACTGACAAAAAAGCGCATACAGTGCCAGAATCCAACCCACATCAACCGATACAACACACACCCTAATCCCCACACTGTCAATCATGATAATAAAAAAGCATCGGTAACATTGACAAAGCAGCAAAAAAAACGCATATTAGCCGACCTTCGGTATCGATCGAACAATATTCAACGGAAAATTTTAGGAGTAGACCTTTGGCAAATTCAGCACAAGCTAAAAAACGTGCCCGCCAGGCAGAGAAGAGCCGTCAACTGAACACTTCTCAACGCAGTGAAATGCGCACTACCATCAAGAAAGTACTAAAAGCCCTGGACGGTGGTGATAAAGCACTCGCTGAAGCTGCTTACAAGGCCGCGGCACCCGCGCTTGACAAAGCGGCTCGCAAAGGACTGATCCATGCAAATAAAGCAGCTCGCACCAAGAGCCGCCTAAATGCACGCATCAAATCTGCCGCTTAGTAGAGACACCAGCTGCACAAAAAAACCCGCATTGCGGGTTTTTTATGTCTGTCAATAACTAGATTTAACGTCACTATTCAGCGTGTTTATATTTCCCCTAAAACCGAGACGCTTTCGCGATGAATACGCTGATCAGCTACGATTTAACTAAGCACCAGATTATCCCGATGTATCAACTCCTCATCGTCGATATAACCCAATAGCCCCACAATTTCATCCGTTGGATGGCCAATTATTTTAGCCACCTCATCATCCGCATAGTTTATAAGGCCCCGTGCAACTTCACATCCACTCGCATCCAGGCAAACGACCAGCTCACCACGGCGAAAATCCCCCGTCACTGCCTTAACACCAACCGGCAGTAGCGATCCACCCTTTTGCTTCAATATACTTGCCGCGCCCTCATCCAACAACAGCGACCCACAACTCTGAAGATGCCCCGCCAACCACTGTTTGCGCGCACTCACTGGCTCGCTGTCTGGATAAAGTAGTGTACCTTGCCCCTCACCCTCAAAAATGGATTGCAATATACTCTTTTGGCGGCCTGACGCGATCACAGTTACCGCACCAGAGCGCGCTGCCAGCTTCGCAGCACGCACCTTGGTCACCATACCGCCACGCCCTAGCGCACCACCGCCACCCGCCATTTTAACAAGTGACGGATCATTTGCCGAGAGCTGATCCAGTAACCGTGCATTTTCATTATGACGAGGGTCACAGTCATACATCCCCTGCTGATCGGTCAATATCACCAGAAGATCGGCCTCAAGCAGATTAACCACCAGTGCCGCTAAGGTGTCATTATCACCAAAACAGATCTCATCGGTTGATACGGTGTCATTTTCGTTAACAACTGGAATAATATTGGATGCCACCAGCGTATTAAGCGTGCTGCGTGAGTTAAGGTATCGGGTACGATTGGAAAGATCATCATGGGTCAGTAGAATCTGTGCAGAGTGCAAACCATGCTGTTGAAATGCCTTCTCATAAGTATGCACCAGGCCAACTTGGCCAACAGCCGCTGCCGCCTGCAGTTCGTGCAGTGTCTCCGGCCTCGCGCTCCAACCAAGGCGTGAAACACCCTCAGCCACCGCGCCAGATGAGACCAATATCACCTCAACACCCTGGCTGCGCAAAGCCACCAACTGAGCAGCCCACTCCGCTATCGCTTGGTGATCAAGCCCTTCGCCATCATTGGTCAGCAGTGCACTGCCGATTTTCACCACCCAGCGCTTATAGCGCATAAGCTGTTGCCGTCTACTTATTGTCATCTGCTTGCTGCTCTAATTCTGCCTGCTTGGCTCGCTCGACGCGCTCCATAATGTGATACATCAAATCACGGGTTCCCTCTCCGCTCAAGCCGATCACTTTATAAACCGGCCCACGCCACTGCAAACCATCAATAATCGCCTGGCAACAGGCTTCTCGTTCATCTATGGGCACCAGATCAAGTTTATTCAACACCAGCCAGCGCTCTTTGGATA encodes:
- the rpsT gene encoding 30S ribosomal protein S20, which codes for MANSAQAKKRARQAEKSRQLNTSQRSEMRTTIKKVLKALDGGDKALAEAAYKAAAPALDKAARKGLIHANKAARTKSRLNARIKSAA
- the proB gene encoding glutamate 5-kinase; its protein translation is MTISRRQQLMRYKRWVVKIGSALLTNDGEGLDHQAIAEWAAQLVALRSQGVEVILVSSGAVAEGVSRLGWSARPETLHELQAAAAVGQVGLVHTYEKAFQQHGLHSAQILLTHDDLSNRTRYLNSRSTLNTLVASNIIPVVNENDTVSTDEICFGDNDTLAALVVNLLEADLLVILTDQQGMYDCDPRHNENARLLDQLSANDPSLVKMAGGGGALGRGGMVTKVRAAKLAARSGAVTVIASGRQKSILQSIFEGEGQGTLLYPDSEPVSARKQWLAGHLQSCGSLLLDEGAASILKQKGGSLLPVGVKAVTGDFRRGELVVCLDASGCEVARGLINYADDEVAKIIGHPTDEIVGLLGYIDDEELIHRDNLVLS